In the genome of bacterium, one region contains:
- a CDS encoding CBS domain-containing protein codes for MESIKTKMELIRLFLKYPISSIPIVDEKRKMLGFLSKQDIIASSGMKDDINLPIANVIEYYLNPIDKEKDIHFLNLLLKNFNKIKKLPIMDSSGNIVDMWERFELIAGWEGEENKEKKGLYSKLFNHLPVGVVITSELGKILYLNPSASSISNTKGKKIGRDFKDVFNVKIEPPASRKKEGNFIFDAGYIKEDNKVEGAIYIIACV; via the coding sequence ATGGAATCAATTAAAACAAAGATGGAGCTGATCAGGCTATTTCTAAAATATCCCATTAGCTCCATTCCAATAGTTGATGAAAAAAGAAAAATGTTGGGCTTTCTCTCAAAGCAGGATATAATCGCATCCTCTGGGATGAAGGATGACATTAACCTTCCCATTGCCAATGTTATTGAGTATTACCTTAATCCAATTGACAAAGAAAAGGATATCCATTTTCTTAATTTACTCCTCAAAAATTTTAACAAAATAAAGAAGCTTCCCATAATGGATAGCTCTGGGAATATAGTGGATATGTGGGAAAGGTTTGAATTGATTGCAGGATGGGAGGGAGAAGAAAATAAGGAAAAAAAAGGGCTTTATTCTAAGCTATTTAACCACCTTCCTGTGGGTGTTGTGATTACCTCAGAGCTAGGAAAAATTCTCTACCTTAATCCATCTGCCTCATCCATTAGCAATACAAAAGGGAAAAAGATAGGGAGGGATTTTAAAGATGTTTTTAATGTAAAAATAGAACCTCCAGCTTCAAGAAAAAAAGAGGGAAATTTTATATTTGATGCTGGATATATTAAGGAAGACAATAAAGTAGAGGGGGCGATATACATTATTGCATGTGTTTAG
- a CDS encoding methyltransferase domain-containing protein has translation MIKLWRLSLLKLIIKIIHRLIRYILPYKMHHKEIRLVASAYDMYSAPDEDFFASIYLKIIKDAIGDKGLKILDAGCGQGRLSIPLAKDGHIVTGVDLTEKAIEQGKKYANKAGVKIEFIIDDILHYLKESLENQFDCVICTEVVYMLPQYEEIIRNLVRTLKPGGILALGVRPKLYNVLYYIKNNNIEKALYISKNRDGNKLHWFFNWFTKEEIKEMLCALGMKELSIYGIGLISGIEGDPQSLFIQPSKLNEENRKKIFEIEVQLGPIYPDSGRYMLVIGKKGNKKCNQYTIV, from the coding sequence ATGATAAAACTATGGAGGCTTTCTTTGCTTAAACTAATTATTAAAATTATACATCGCCTTATAAGGTATATTCTGCCATATAAGATGCATCATAAGGAAATAAGGTTAGTAGCTAGTGCTTATGATATGTATTCGGCTCCAGATGAAGATTTCTTTGCTAGTATTTATCTTAAAATAATCAAGGATGCTATTGGAGATAAGGGATTGAAGATACTAGATGCTGGTTGCGGACAGGGAAGACTATCAATTCCATTGGCAAAGGATGGACATATAGTAACCGGGGTTGATCTTACAGAAAAAGCAATTGAGCAAGGGAAAAAATACGCTAACAAGGCAGGGGTTAAAATTGAATTCATCATTGACGATATTCTACATTACCTTAAGGAATCATTAGAAAATCAATTTGATTGTGTAATATGCACAGAGGTGGTTTATATGCTGCCCCAATATGAAGAAATAATAAGGAATCTGGTGAGGACGCTTAAACCAGGTGGAATACTAGCTCTTGGTGTGAGGCCAAAGCTATATAATGTGCTTTATTACATAAAGAATAATAATATTGAGAAAGCCCTTTATATTTCAAAGAATAGGGACGGAAATAAGCTTCACTGGTTTTTCAATTGGTTCACCAAAGAAGAAATAAAGGAGATGTTATGTGCATTGGGTATGAAAGAGTTAAGCATTTATGGAATAGGCTTGATATCAGGGATAGAAGGAGATCCTCAATCATTATTTATCCAACCATCAAAATTAAATGAAGAAAATAGAAAGAAAATCTTTGAAATAGAAGTGCAACTTGGCCCAATTTATCCAGATTCGGGTAGATATATGTTAGTTATAGGCAAAAAGGGAAATAAAAAATGTAATCAATATACTATTGTTTGA
- a CDS encoding cyclase family protein → MEDTIVKPEELKGILDCDLLMIRTGFFKFRQSDIYRLNNPGISSLSAEWLRRKHPHIKAIGIDSISVSSFQHREEGRRTHQILLAEQGYPGCPMLLIEDMDLSFNNGKLLKVYVVPLMLEGVDSMPCSVIGEYE, encoded by the coding sequence ATGGAAGATACTATAGTTAAACCAGAAGAGCTAAAAGGCATTCTTGATTGCGACCTTCTTATGATCCGTACGGGATTTTTTAAATTCCGTCAATCTGATATTTATCGGCTGAATAATCCTGGTATATCTTCTTTATCGGCAGAATGGCTTCGCAGAAAACATCCACACATAAAAGCTATAGGCATTGATTCAATCTCGGTTTCTTCCTTTCAACATAGGGAGGAGGGACGAAGGACACATCAGATATTGCTTGCCGAACAGGGTTATCCTGGATGTCCTATGCTCCTCATAGAAGATATGGACCTCTCATTCAATAATGGCAAATTGCTTAAGGTATATGTAGTTCCCTTGATGCTTGAGGGTGTGGATAGTATGCCCTGTAGTGTTATTGGAGAGTATGAATAA
- the larB gene encoding nickel pincer cofactor biosynthesis protein LarB translates to MDNKEHFKFDRDRLIRQGFPEVILGLGKKKEDILNIVKEALKSPGNILITRTNCDVYLGIKEIENNAIWHENAKCITIRRKKADKLAGPVLVLTGGTSDIPVAEEAATTLEIMDIEVFKSYDVGVAGIHRLFKEKEKLEKAICIIVVAGMDGALASVVGGLVSCPVIAVPTSIGYGVSFSGIAPLLAMLNSCAPGIGVVNIDNGFGAAYLTFRIIKTISKKH, encoded by the coding sequence ATGGATAATAAAGAGCATTTCAAGTTTGACAGAGATAGGCTAATAAGGCAGGGTTTTCCTGAGGTAATCCTTGGCTTGGGTAAGAAAAAGGAGGATATTTTAAATATTGTTAAGGAGGCTTTAAAAAGCCCGGGAAATATCCTTATTACAAGAACAAATTGCGATGTTTATCTTGGAATAAAAGAAATTGAAAATAATGCAATATGGCACGAAAATGCTAAATGTATTACCATAAGGAGGAAAAAAGCCGATAAATTAGCTGGTCCTGTGCTTGTTTTAACCGGTGGAACATCGGATATACCTGTAGCAGAGGAGGCAGCAACTACATTGGAGATAATGGATATTGAGGTTTTTAAAAGCTATGATGTTGGTGTGGCTGGGATACACAGGCTATTCAAAGAAAAGGAAAAGCTTGAGAAGGCAATTTGCATCATTGTGGTGGCTGGAATGGATGGAGCATTAGCATCTGTAGTGGGTGGCCTTGTTTCTTGCCCGGTAATTGCTGTTCCAACCAGCATTGGATATGGTGTATCATTTTCTGGCATAGCTCCTTTACTTGCTATGCTTAATTCCTGTGCTCCAGGTATAGGTGTAGTAAACATAGACAATGGATTTGGTGCAGCATACCTTACCTTTAGGATAATAAAAACCATCTCAAAAAAGCATTAA